A stretch of DNA from Chiloscyllium plagiosum isolate BGI_BamShark_2017 chromosome 29, ASM401019v2, whole genome shotgun sequence:
GCAGGTTATCATTGAGTTGGTATCTTACTGGGTACCATTAAGCACGTGAAGGTCCCTTTAAATAGAAAGAAATTTTGTCAGTCAAAACAGATCCTCACCCAGCAGTATCTATCCATCATGCTGTTGGGCAGTTCCTGTTTGTAATAGATTGTTGAGATTAACCCTAGGCATATTTAGTTTGTAAACTCATGCTCCTGAGCACTGGGTGGGAAAATAGCAGGAACAGACAGTAACCATGTTCACATTTCCTAGGCTGAGATTGAGTTCCCAAGTATCTGTGGCACCTTGGACCCCCTCCTTTTCTGTCCGATTCTGAACAGTAGTGGGAGACGACTTGGATCGCAGACAGATCACAGCTGAGCCTGAGTCCAGCCTTCTTTCAATGCTGACTTTCCATATAAAAATGAGTTAGAaccaggagaaggccattcagccccttgagcctggtcAAGCCATTTGACAAGAGATGATCTGATTGCAACTTCAACTCGACCCAACCATCTACTCCCAATATCCTTTTGCCCTCTTGCTCACCAGCAATCATTgtgttaaaaatattgaaaagctCTGCAGATTTCCAGCAATATAGGAACTCGGGTTTAATTCAACCCCCCTCCTATCCCCCCAACCTGacatcccccccacccctcacctcaACCTGTTTTACATTTACAATTTTCCTGCTGAACTTTGCTAACTAATTACAAAGCCAAGAGCTGAACTCTTGGATATTTTGCAACCTTGTATTTTCATGAGGCTTCTGCACCATATTTCTCAAGTGAGCAGGGAAACCTCCAAAAAAGAAAAGACAAGATTCAAAGTGCTGAAATTCATTAACACCCACTGGAAAAAGAGAGGGGGGAGAAGAAGCGTCTTTGGAATGGCATTGGGATTGTTCATTTTAGGGACTGgtaacagaaaatgaaaaagagGGTAATAATCGACACAGTTTCAAATACTTTATCAAAAGAAAAATGTCAAATATCATACATTTCAATGTAATTTGTACAAATATCAACAGCTCCATCCAAAGTTGATTGATTTACAAATTTCAGTGgaacattttgaaaatggaaAGGAGATTGTTAACAAACTCATTtgttcaaatgaaaaaaaatgaatattcattatttttaaaatcacttgaaAATTACCCCTCACCCAACACAAATGAAATGATAACTTTGGGAATAAAGCACACAGTTTgtaaaatgctgcagtccatccaTTGTGGTAACCATTTCTTACCCATGTCCGAGCAAAAATGATCTCCTCGAGAGTGGCCTGATCAGTACAGTCATTGTGATACTTTGTGGCAATCACTTTGTGGTGGAAATGCTGGGCGAAGGAAATGCAAAGTGCTTAAGGTAACAGACAAGCATCTGATTTGTTTGTGGAGTACAGGAGAAACACAATGGAGGTAAAGGAATCATCATGCTGTGATCAGTAACATTACTtaaatacaatcatagaatccctacagtgtggaagcaggccattcagcccatttcaagtccacactgacccagtcCCCTACTCTAGCCCCGGAATTCTGCacttcccacggccaatccaccatacttgcacatccctggatactatgggcaatttagcatgattgaTCCatcctaacgtgcacatctttggactgtgggaggaaaccagagcacccggaggaaacccacacagacacggggagaatgtggaaattctacacagacagtcgtccaaggctggaatcaaacccaggtcccttgcgctgtgaggcagcagtgctaaccattgagccaccgtgccaaccctgTTTCCTCATTACCTGTAACCTTTGGAAAACCGAACGTAGCCAATTCTGCCAAGTCCCCTGAGCCCCAACAGTCACAGGCAAGCCAACCCTGCGTCTCTCTTCGAAAATGTGAACACAAGTTCCATCAGTCATTTTCTTTGACTCCAATGACCATGGCTAAGGTTTTTAAGGCCAAGTGCTGGGGCGATGGGAGCCGGATTGGGAGGGAAATGGGCTATAGACCCTAAGTCCCTGGGGTACAGTTACCAGGAGCCTttgaggaggagggtgggtgggcaGTGCAAGGGATTCCCCTCAGTCACACCCCACAGCCCCTCACCTACCCAGGCACTCCCACCCcctactcctcagtccattcagcccctcctctgCTCCATGCCATTGGGCAGGAAGCCAGCGATGATGGGCACGGGCCAGATGAGAGCAGCCACGCTCCAGATGATGATGACGATGGTCATGAAGCAGGCCACCagggtggactcgatgggcttgCGGTTGACCCTCCAGCTCCTGTCCCAGCTCAGCTCCTCCAGGCTGAAGTGCAGGCAGCAGAAGCTAACCTGCTGGCCCTGGGGGccggggatggggatggggcgGCTCCGCCGAGGGGCTGAGCCACAACCCACGCACAGCTTGAATTCCTGCTGGCCCCCTCCGACCCCGACATGGTCAATGATGACGGGGGGGAAGACCCGGGTGAACGCTGCCGAGAAAAAGGAGCGGGCGTTGCT
This window harbors:
- the LOC122564305 gene encoding transmembrane protein 158 — translated: MLSSQFLSLVLLLASSSSHSWSGEEFYLQPNSTALNFSLAGRLELQRAGGGGEPGAGVPGPGGGGEAAPGAPGLSPSSSSCNITVLRLVATSLLARWERSMGFKCDVLLFTTNSNARSFFSAAFTRVFPPVIIDHVGVGGGQQEFKLCVGCGSAPRRSRPIPIPGPQGQQVSFCCLHFSLEELSWDRSWRVNRKPIESTLVACFMTIVIIIWSVAALIWPVPIIAGFLPNGMEQRRG